One region of Salvia miltiorrhiza cultivar Shanhuang (shh) chromosome 3, IMPLAD_Smil_shh, whole genome shotgun sequence genomic DNA includes:
- the LOC131018051 gene encoding uncharacterized protein LOC131018051: MSEPLGPGTGQVKHKGGSRSILQYAEEAAKRKGVEPTECFYDAYQILHKNKDGTYTDEKSRQIGERMDELVASQSQPVDDDSDPREIDMNKVYVEAVGGLDKKKRMFGVGGLAASYRSSEQSSGTSQFQGPTVDPQRLVDVELQLQDALAAIERQKEEMRLKDEQTKARFEAQQRMFEQILARLPPGPTPPSGPSS, encoded by the exons ATGTCTGAGCCTTTAGGTCCTGGAACTGGTCAAGTGAAGCACAAGGGAGGTTCGAGGTCTATTCTTCAGTATGCTGAAGAAGCG gcTAAAAGGAAAGGAGTGGAGCCGACTGAATGTTTCTATGATGCTTATCAGATCCTTCATAAGAACAAGGATGGTACTTATACAGACGAGAAGTCTAGACAGATTGGA gAAAGAATGGATGAATTAGTTGCTTCTCAGAGTCAGCCTGTGGATGATGATTCTGATCCACGAGAGATCGATATGAACAAGGTGTACGTGGAGGCTGTTGGTGGACTCGACAAAAAGAAGAGAATGTTTGGAGTTGGTGGACTTGCAGCCAGCTATAGGAGTAGTGAGCAGTCGAGTGGTACATCTCAGTTTCAGGGCCCTACTGTCGATCCACAACGACTTGTGGATGTGGAGTTGCAGTTGCAGGATGCCTTAGCGGCGATAGAACGTCAGAAAGAGGAGATGAGGCTGAAAGATGAGCAGACCAAGGCTCGATTTGAGGCTCAGCAGCGTATGTTCGAGCAGATATTGGCTAGGCTTCCACCTGGACCGACTCCACCCTCTGGACCATCATCTTGA